Sequence from the Fodinibius saliphilus genome:
ATGCGTCATTACGATGGCTTTATGAAGACCGGTAAAATGAAAGGTCGTCGTAGAGCGTAATGATCTATCTGAAAAGTGAGTCAGAAATCGAAAAAATGCGCGAAAGTGCGCAAATTGTTTCACGGACGCTGGCTGAAGTAGCAAAACATATTGAGCCGGGTGTTACTACCGGTAAATTGGATAGAGTAGCCGAAGATTATATAAAAGAAAATGATGGTCGCCCTGCTTTTAAAGGGTATGGCCCTAAAAATAATCCATTTCCGGGAACATTATGTATCTCTGTTAATGAAGAGGTTGTTCACGGAATCCCCAGTGACAAAAGGGAACTAAAAGAAGGTGACATTGTTTCCATTGATTGTGGGGTGGAGAAGAATGGATATTTTGGAGATCATGCATATACATTCGCAGTTGGTGAATGTGAGGATGAAAAGATTCGATTACTTCGAACTACGCTAGAATCTTTATATAAAGGTATTGAAAAAGCAGT
This genomic interval carries:
- the map gene encoding type I methionyl aminopeptidase, translated to MIYLKSESEIEKMRESAQIVSRTLAEVAKHIEPGVTTGKLDRVAEDYIKENDGRPAFKGYGPKNNPFPGTLCISVNEEVVHGIPSDKRELKEGDIVSIDCGVEKNGYFGDHAYTFAVGECEDEKIRLLRTTLESLYKGIEKAVHGNKIGDIANAIQTHCENEGFGVVRDLVGHGLGKSLHEDPSVPNFGRAGRGERLRSGMTLAIEPMITLGSFKVSTLNDGWTVVTADKSISAHYEHDIVIREGKAEVLSTFDYIREITKSRINAKI